ATTATCTGTTATTTTCTTTATATGTTTCATATTGAAATATCCTGTAGCGCCATCATTTTTTAAAAGAGGTTTTCTTGTTCTTAATGGTATAAATATATCTCTTTTACTAAAGGGCAGCGGAACAAGATTTGGAGATGATAAAAGACTTTTATATCTCCTTCTCGTTTCATTCAGGTCTATCATGTAAAATTTACATAGGTTGCGAACTACTGATTTTAAGTTTTTTTCAAGTATTTCTGGTTCGTTATATTTGGTATATACCTTGGTACAATTTCCTTTCCCTTCTACATATATAGGTACAAAAGCCATAATCTCATCTTTTATTATAGTTTCCATTTTAATCCTCCTTTGCTATTTAATTTGTATTTACTTCATAATATCAGAACAT
The DNA window shown above is from Tissierella sp. Yu-01 and carries:
- a CDS encoding competence protein ComK, with the protein product METIIKDEIMAFVPIYVEGKGNCTKVYTKYNEPEILEKNLKSVVRNLCKFYMIDLNETRRRYKSLLSSPNLVPLPFSKRDIFIPLRTRKPLLKNDGATGYFNMKHIKKITDNKASTFIHLENNVQIEALCNKFTVKSHLKDGTIVSRCFEERTMIAAENEVSYDGKRPIIIVYEK